The Lolium rigidum isolate FL_2022 chromosome 1, APGP_CSIRO_Lrig_0.1, whole genome shotgun sequence region ataggtttaaactacatgatgcaagagcttaaacatgatctatttgagagttcaaaacaattgccaagtatcaaattattcaagaccatataccaattaccacatggagcattttctgtttccaaccaaatagcaatgaacgaagcggttttcaaccttcgccatgaacattaaaagtaaagctaagaacaccagtgttcatatgaaacagcggagcgtgtctttctcccacacaaggaatgctaggatccgaatttattaaaaaaaaacaaaaaaaaacatacagacgctccaactaaagcatataagatgtgacggaataaaaatatagtttcactagaggtgacctgataagttgtcgatgaagaaggggatgccttgggcatccccaagcttagatgcttgagtcttcttgaaatatgcagggatgaaccacgggggcatccccaagcttagacttttcactcttcttgatcatattatatcatcctcctctcttgacccttgaaaacttcctccacaccaaactcaaaacaaactcattagagggttagtgcataatcaaaaattcacatgttcagagaggacacaatcattcttaacacttctggacattcctcaaagttactgaaagttaatggaacaaagaaatccattcaacacagtaaaagaggcaatgtgaaataaaaggcagaatctgtcaaaacagaacagtccgtaaagacgaattttttagaggcacttaacatgctcagatgaagaatctcaaattgaatgaaagttgcgtacatatctgaggatcactcatgaattttcgcagatttttccgagtttcctacagagagttctactcaaattcgtgacagctagaaatctgtttctgcgcagaaatccaaatctagtatcaaccttactaccaaagactttacttggcacaacaatgcaataaaataaagataaggagaggttgctacagtagtaacaacttcctagacacaaatataaaacaaaaatttcagaaataaaacaatgggttgtctcccataagcgcttttctttaacgcctttcagctaggcgcagaaagtgtaactcaagtattatcaagagaagaagcattaacatcataatttgttctaataatagaatcaaaaggtaacttcattctctttctagggaagtgttccatacctttcttgagcgggaattgatatttaatatttccttctttcatatcaataatagcaccaacagttcgaaaaagggtcttcccaagataataggacaagatgcattgcattcaatatccaagacaacaaaatcaacggggacaaggttattgttaaccgtaatgtgaacattatcaatcctccccaaaggtttctttatagaattatcagcaagattaacatccaaataacaatctttcaatggtggcaagtcaagcatatcatagagtttcttagtcataacagaaatacttgcaccaagatcacataaagcattacaatcaaaatcattgaccctcattttaatgatgggctcccaaccatcttccaacttcctaggaatagaagtttcaagttttaatttctcttctctagctttaatgagagcatttgtaatatgttttgtaaaggccaaatttatagcactagcattaggacttctagcaagtttttgtaagaacttaataacttcagagatatgacaattatcaaaatctaaaccattatgatctaaagcaatgggatcattgtttccaatattctgaaaaatttcagcacttttatcacaaacagtttcagcagtttcaggcagttttgcacgctttgcactaggagtagaaacattgccaacaccaattattttatcacaaACTATAGTAGACTTAAAGTTTACGAGATGGATTTGGTTACAAAGTTTTGAAGAGCCTTACATAATGTAATTTGCACAAGTTCATGTGTTTTGCGGGACAAAGCGGATCCCGCTTTTGTAACTCTGCATAGTAGTTTATGTAGACATCTTAGTTTGATAAAATAAAATCTTTATTCTAGAATAGTAATCATATTTGTTTATAAAGAAGTAAAAAGATGTTAAATAAGTGAGTGAGTATGACAGCTCTTGTTTCCCTCACCTCAACTGAAGTAAGAATAGATATGAAATATGAGCTCATGTGTACCTTTTGCAAAGTGTGGTATGTAGAAGGTCAAATCAATCTATtcgagtatcacctaggtatgatTTGGTTGGGCATATATATACATTTGCACCTAAAGGACCTATAATGGTTGCACTATTTATCATGCCTATGGTTTAGTCATGTTCTCTTATTGGTTGGGTACCCTGAGAAGAGCGGGACACCACCGTCTAGACAACATGATGGAAGACACAATATTCACAACACACGTGCATCTAAAGGAGTGGGAGGCTACTCAACTGTGTGTTATTTAGCCTTGTTAAAATCCTGTAGTATGCCGCGGGTGGAGGAGCATATGTCGTGAGTTATTGCGCACTACGTGCCTCAATCGTGGTGCGAGCACCCTACCCTAGTTGTTAGATCCGTCATTAGAAAGTTGTGTCACATAGGGGTGTTTTGCATGTGCTCTAGCAACAACTATCGATGTTTTCAAGATGTGGTAGTGTGGCCGTGGTTGCTAGGTCAAACACACATATAGAATGGTCATGTTTCTAGCTATAGCCCAAAAATACAAGAGCCATCTCACTAATGAGCTGATTTTCCCCTAAAAAAACTAATGATCTGATTTAGGTCTAGCCCAATGCGTGTTTCTGTCGTCCTTATCCCTCAATATTCTCATGGCCCACAATGCCTCTAATCTTGTTTCCTACCCATTCATGCACGCCAGCCTAGCCCAACCTGCCAGCATCATGCATGTGCTGGGCTTGTGCTAGGCCCCCACAAAACAGAGTTCTATGAACCTTGAAGGCCCAGACGACTATTACAATGAATAACACGAGGAGCACACAAAAAAAAGTTATAAATACACGAGGAGCGCAAGAAACTTGACACTTGGGTACTAAGACAGAATCAACACTTTGGGATCTGAACTAATCACAGTGCAAACTGAACGGCTCGCCAAACCCACATGTTTATTCCTGGCCCCTACACTACACGGACCAACACTTACACTTCACATGGATCAAGGTCTCATGGATGGCAGGCAGCACGCATGGAGGACGTATGTCCAGCTCGAGATCTCTGCATCTCTGAAGCTGTCGTACAGAGAAATTCTAAATTACCACCATGGTTGATGCCCTGGAGTTCGTGATCGTGGCCTAACACGCCCTGATCTCGCGTGAGAGGGAGACGCCGTATCTACTTCACTGTTTAAGTTCTTGTGTCAGAGTCAGAGGAGGAGCGAGGCTAGGTCGAAACGTGAAAGAAACTGTTTGCGTGCGAGAGCCGCGCGCGCGATTAATTTAAGGGGCGATCGTTCGTTGAGGCTGACCGGACGGATCTCGCGGATCGATCGCATCTGTAGTTCTGTACCGGACACGCGGAATATTCTGAGCCGGAAATTCGCATAGTTAGTTGTCTACCCTACGCCGCAACGCAAAATGATGATCCAACTAATAATCTGACAGCGGCGTCGAGTCAGCGACACCAAAAGGGCTCGTGGGCGTTCGGCATCTTCTCCCGGCAGCCGCCGCCCGATTCCGCATAATTCCTCCGATCCCAGCGAGCTTTTGCCTGCTGGCGGCTGACTCCTCATCCGGTTTAAAGCCTGAGCCGCCTCCCGTCCGACAACCATTCTGTCTGCTAGTTAGAGCCGGGGGCAGGATGAGCTCCGGCGGCTGCTCGACGTGCCTGGAGATCATCTTCGCCGCCGTGCTCCCGCCGCTCGGCGTCTTCTTCCGCTACGGCTGCTGCAGCGTAAGCAAACCGACCACTACTCCTTCCTTATTCAGCTCTACATTAGCCGTAGTAGTGATTTGCTGAACTATCTTCTGAGTTCTGACTTCTGACGGCTCGGCCTCTGCGCGCGTGCGCAGTCGCAGTTCTTCATCTCCCTGCTGCTGACCATGCTCGGCTACGTCCCCGGCATAGTCTACTCCGTCTACGTCATCCTCAAGACGGCGCCGGAGCTGCCCGGCATCGACGGCGACCGGCCCTACTACATCCTCGCCTGAGGATCTCCTTCGTCCATATTTGTACATACTGCTGTAGCGTAGCTTTCTGTATACCACTATATGTGTCGCCATTGGTTTGGTTGGGGATGACTTGTAAGCTGTGCGTAGCTAGTGCTTTGAGGGAATTCCTCCCAATTCTTGGCGTAGCGGCCGGTGGTTGTACCTGTAGTCAGTCTCCTTTCTTGGCCTCTAATTAAGTTGTGCGTAGCTAGCTTAGTGGTTTGAGGAGATTCTTGGCGTAGCGGTGGTTGTACTTGTGCTATTCGTTCTCGATTCTCAGGATTGGTGGCATGGCAATGGCATGGTGCTTGGTGCATAATTGGTTAGGCTGTCGGTTCTCTAGGATTTATATAAACCCGCTGCCCGCTCCCGAGCCAGCTGTTGAAAAAATAAGTAATGCAGTGACAGATCTCCACCATGGTCTGTGCTCGCTTCTCCAATCAATCTGGGACGTATTTTCTTTTCCCGAGTTGAGTTGAATCGATGAACTCTGACGACAGTTCTGGATACTGACCAGAGGTGAAGGTGATCCGGACAAGTAGTGTATGTCAATGGATGCACTGCGTATCCGACGCTGAGTAACAGCGATTAACTGTATCACTGACTATTACTGCTTGGATTAATGGCTAAGCAGTGTTGTGGACCTTTTGTGCTGCAGAGTAGTACGTTTAGACATAGTTGAGAAAAATACAGAAATAGATTCAGCTGCACCGGGCAGTTTCATTCGGACAGTTCACGGTTGTAACCTACAGTTGCACTGTCAGGAAGGAGGGAGGTGACCAAGGAAGTGATGTTACAGAGATCTATGTGAATCTTCAGATCCATGTCTGAACTAGTGCTTGTTTGCACTGGCTGAACCACGCAGTTGACCTCAGACTGAACAAATACCTCCTCCGTTCTGTTTTAATCGACGCAGACGCACGCACAAAAACACAGCAGCCTGTTAGTGTTGGCGTCAATTAATTCAGACCGGAGGTAGTACGTACTATCTCCGTGAGTAGTACTGTAATGAACTGCGTAGGTGGGATAGGATGCTTCTATTGCCTGAAGCGAGTGCTGCCTCAAAGCTTCTAAATACGCGGTTAAAGATAACATCAGATAAGAAAATGCTATCCATGTGGTCGATTCCACCACCCTGCATTTTGTGTGTTCAGAGCATGGTGCCGATGGAATTTCTGTGTTAGAAATTGTGCTACGTTGCCGGTTCCAGAGACGTGTGTATGGACTGTTTTTTTTCTCCCCTAAAATTTGTGGTCTAAAGTCGTCTCATTTGTATTCTGGAAGAAAAAAAGTCGTCTCATATGGTCACATGGATGTGGTAGAGCGCTGGTAGTGTCACCAGTAGCTTGCAAAGGATGCATACTTCAATAACAATCAAAATATGGCTAGATAGTAATCCCTAGCGACACTTATTATACCTCCTCTGTTCTTGATTGTTTGGATTAGAACTATGCCATAAACTTGCTGTTTGGGCTGTTCTTCTTTGAGGAAAGAATCTTGTTGCTGCTGGCTCGTGAGCCACAGATTAGCGCTGTCCATGTTGGAAACTGCTACTACAGTTTGCAATGGATGGGGTGTGAAAATTTGTTGTGTTTTGCCTGAGATGACGTGAATTAAGTTAATCTAGTGACTGGGTTGGTAAAATGAAATGAAATAATATAGTGACTGAATCAGTTAACTCTAGCGAGAGTCCAATATTTTGACCCTACTTAAAGGCAACACGGACAACACCCAATACCGAGTAAACGTACTTTTTTGCAGAGAGTACATTCCAACTCTTGATGAAAAGATTGACCACCCCTTCCAGAAATACATGGCTTATTCTTGGCAGAGTGGTGACTCGAGAGTGAAAGTGGTGAAGGGCAAATTATTAGTTCACACCTGGTGCAATCTATAATTTTTTTAAGAGTTTCACCTAAGCTTCATAGTCTTGTACTCCAGAAACCTCAGCCAAGTTGTTTTTCCAAAGTTTTGTTGATATTAAAGGATACTATGAAAATTAATACATACAAATGTTTGATGTGATAGTATTGGTGTGATTAGTTATGCGGTGGTATTCATGGTAGCAAAAGAGTTTGGTAAGCATCCCAAACCAGACGAAGACGGTCCGCGTGATAAATATTACAAGAATACCACTAGTATGTACCTTAATACACATATGGGTGTATACATAATTAATTATGCTAATCATACCTAAATTGGTATCCAAGATAgtatgttgaaaaatatatatcaagaaAAACAACACATCGTTATCGAAAAGATGGGTTCCAAGAGAGTAAAAATATTTCGTACAAATAGGTTGGTTAGACAAAAATATGATCAAACATTCAAGTATTTTTTCTTGATGTTAGGATAAAGATTGACAAAGCGTGGTATGATAGACAAATGATACTTTGTGATCCAACTTAAAATACATATGTGATAGTATTGGTGTGATTAGATATGATGTGTAATCCATTGTACTAAGAGAGTTTGGTAAGCAtcccaaacaaaacaaaaacaatttgcgtgataaataaaaaataattagTTTGTAAAATAAAATGAATTATACATAGATTGGCGTGGAACAATCTTCGATATTTTTTTGGTAAATAAAGTATTACATGATAACACCAGTAACAAAAGTAAGTAAATGCATAGATCATACaattttaaatcaatttaaagaaaatattgaaaaTAAACTAGCAATACATAAAGCTAATGATTTGAGGAAATTCTTGGTGTAGCCGTGGTTGCACTTGTGTTGTTCGTTCTCAATTGGATTGGTGGATGGCAATTGCATCGTGGCTCGTAATTGGTTCGGATGTTGGTTCTTTGGAACGTAAATCCGCTACCGGCTCTCGAGCTAGTTGCTGAAAAAATAAGTAATGCAGTGAGTGAGTTTCACCTTGGTTTGTGTTGGCACCTCGAATCAACCTAGGCAGCATTTTATTTTACCGAGTTGAGTTGAATCTATGAATTGTAGTGCCAATTATTGAGCCCGTTAAAGAAGGCATCAACGCCCTTTCGCATATTCCTCATGGATTTGGCCAAGTCACTGGTCTTGTCACCAAGGTGGTGCCAACTAGATGTTCCAACAGAGATCATCACACCATTGTTCATGGCCTCCCCGCTTTAAGATTGACTTCCCTATCTATCATGCTCGCCATTAtatgatatactctaggcccaatGGACATGGGTTGTGGGCTGACTGCAATGTGCTTGACATGTGGCGTGACGATGATAAGAAGCAAGTTGTGGCTGCGATGCGAGGGTATCGAAGAAGTCTGAAGAAAGGAACATAACCAACTCTCCTtgctacctctctctctgctgcTCTCTTTCTCTGTTCTCTGAATTCAGGCATCGATCATGCCTCATGTCGGCAATCATACTGGCAAGGGGGTGGGGTGTAACTTCTTGAGCCTACCACTTTTGGTGTATCATCTTGTAAATGTAGAATTCCAATTTATTGTGGACAAAATGGCAAGCAAGTTATAAATTGGTCAAGGCAAAAATTTCACCACTGCAAGTATAGTTGCCCTTGTCAAGTCTGTAACCACATCACAAGCAATATATCATCTTATGACACTAGCGTCTCCTAGAGGCATCATGAATCCATACTCGAGCTTGAGCAGGCTTTCCGGCTTTGGATAGAGTTTCGAGCGGGAAAAACGTGAAGTTAAATGGGAACTATCACTATTACCCTAATAAATTACAAACCATTGTAACACTCCTCTTAGTACATTCAAACCATTAGTGTTAGTCTTCGTCCAAGTTATAAAAAGATACATACAATTAACTTGAATTTGTGCTGGCCTGACCCATCCAAGTGAAAAACATCACTGACCTTTATTTAATAatcactacaagagatgggggatttgttgacgaaaaccctggtgacaaaaatgcataccgtcatggatgtgtccttataggtgaagaattcatctttcgtcaagcatttaaggtaatgcttgacggtatgatttctcgtcaagaaaaaatcgtcacccattacccaagcgggaagggcttccatcgtgtccgttaataggtgacgaaatcaaagatcgaggtgacgaaatattactaagttactttattaaatgttattagttttatatatcatgcgtgacccacttgtcgggaacatatttaattaagtaaaaattgtggtttggaagaatcgaacaagggcttcgagcgtgaccgacgcggagtcttaccgctaaggtagatatggaattttgatccggatccgtaagtagtctattctacatatttatttcaatggtgtgatctagatgttacgacataataattcccttattaatatttatgtcggacgagggtg contains the following coding sequences:
- the LOC124684542 gene encoding low temperature-induced protein lt101.2-like — protein: MSSGGCSTCLEIIFAAVLPPLGVFFRYGCCSSQFFISLLLTMLGYVPGIVYSVYVILKTAPELPGIDGDRPYYILA